One window of Phycisphaeraceae bacterium genomic DNA carries:
- a CDS encoding DUF1570 domain-containing protein, which yields MLWQISDARGVIHVDEERVALLARVLGRGFARYEGQSVVLLSDASATVARARLGTLERTRAEFIKWARRAGLHPAPEGSKHVCVLFAKREAYIAFAASEDGLDGRVLGGHYVPSKERMAMFVGEPDGEGAESAVSRASHEAAHMVAFRTGVQTRRRTQPFWLSEGIASAFEPNGEMIGTPDRSRNGFRDAYLAIAEQERISIRMLVSRDAPMREEMERIGTLYVTSEALVRYLSRYRREAFAAYVEGAATSKPGRRSPPELLAEFEAAFGDPDRVEREMRLRPW from the coding sequence TTGCTCTGGCAGATCAGCGATGCAAGAGGCGTCATTCACGTGGACGAGGAGCGTGTTGCTTTGCTCGCGAGAGTGCTTGGGCGCGGTTTCGCGAGATACGAGGGGCAGAGCGTGGTGCTGCTCTCCGATGCCTCTGCGACAGTGGCAAGGGCGAGACTCGGGACGCTGGAGCGGACACGGGCCGAGTTCATCAAATGGGCTCGGCGAGCGGGTTTGCACCCCGCGCCGGAAGGGAGCAAGCATGTGTGCGTGCTGTTCGCGAAGCGAGAGGCGTACATCGCGTTTGCAGCGTCTGAGGATGGGCTCGATGGCCGCGTGCTGGGAGGGCACTATGTTCCCAGCAAAGAGCGGATGGCGATGTTCGTGGGGGAGCCGGACGGCGAGGGTGCTGAGAGTGCCGTCTCCAGAGCCAGCCATGAGGCGGCCCACATGGTGGCGTTTCGAACCGGTGTGCAGACGCGCAGACGGACACAGCCGTTCTGGCTCAGCGAGGGGATCGCGTCTGCGTTCGAGCCGAACGGTGAGATGATCGGCACGCCCGACCGATCACGGAACGGGTTCCGGGATGCGTATCTGGCGATAGCAGAACAGGAGCGGATATCGATCAGGATGCTTGTTTCACGGGATGCCCCCATGCGAGAAGAGATGGAGCGGATCGGCACGCTGTATGTCACGAGTGAGGCACTGGTGAGATACCTGTCACGCTACAGGCGGGAGGCGTTCGCGGCGTACGTCGAGGGGGCGGCAACGAGCAAGCCCGGGCGGAGATCGCCCCCCGAACTGCTCGCGGAGTTTGAGGCCGCGTTTGGGGACCCGGACCGGGTGGAACGCGAGATGCGGCTGCGGCCGTGGTGA